A stretch of the Brachyhypopomus gauderio isolate BG-103 unplaced genomic scaffold, BGAUD_0.2 sc49, whole genome shotgun sequence genome encodes the following:
- the LOC143487682 gene encoding uncharacterized protein LOC143487682 isoform X3 → MATAEERALVKLGSELEKLGRQIERLLEKQAELTQEKTRLEAARDAAYSAVSTPSSRRLSATAILTRAPGWERQRGRGRQPASSPLPQPDFSSANPFEVLSSGSSTSPSPAPAPKKNKGGARVLDVARRLPSALKQRDDFGTVVLHVGAVDTFARRSEILKDHYRSLLDTARKKTSARLVVSGPLPTFRRGCELFSRLFCLHSWLRDTCGSVGVDYVDNWESFRERPSLYRRDGLHPSRLGSAVLSRNIEDVLRRA, encoded by the exons ATGGCTACCGCGGAGGAACGGGCTCTCGTCAAGCTCGGCTCGGAGCTGGAGAAGTTGGGTCGACAGATCGAACGTCTTCTGGAGAAGCAAGCGGAGCtcacccaggagaagaccaggctcgaggccgcccgcgacgctgcctactcggccgtctccactccctcgtcACGGCGGCTCAGCGCGACCGCCATCTTGACCCGTGCTCCAGGCTGGGAGCGCCAGCGAGGACGCGGAAGGCAGCCGGCGTCGTCACCCCTACCTCAGCCGGACTTCTCCTCTGCGAACCCGTTCGAGGTGCTCAGCTCCGGGTCCTCCACCTCgccctcaccagcgccggcacCAAAGAAGAATAAAGGCG GCGCTCGTGTCCTGGACGTGGCCAGGCGGCTTCCCTCGGCGCTGAAGCAGCGAGATGACTTCGGCACCGTCGTCCTTCACGTGGGGGCTGTCGACACCTTCGCCCGGCGCAGCGAGATCCTGAAGGACCACTACCGCTCGCTTCTGGACACCGCACGGAAGAAGACGTCGGCCAGGCTTGTTGTCTCCGGTCCGCTTCCAACATTCCGGCGAGGGTGCGAGTTGTTTAGccgtcttttctgtctccacagctggctccgggacacctgtGGCAGCGTCGGCGTGGACTACgtcgacaactgggagagtttccgTGAGCGTCCGtcactctaccgccgagatggacttcaccccagtcgcctaggctcggcagtcctctcccggaacatcgaggacgtgctacgccgagcctga
- the LOC143487682 gene encoding uncharacterized protein LOC143487682 isoform X2, with protein sequence MATAEERALVKLGSELEKLGRQIERLLEKQAELTQEKTRLEAARDAAYSAVSTPSSRRLSATAILTRAPGWERQRGRGRQPASSPLPQPDFSSANPFEVLSSGSSTSPSPAPAPKKNKGGILVIGDSITRHLKVDLPGSKRNPTVSCFPGARVLDVARRLPSALKQRDDFGTVVLHVGAVDTFARRSEILKDHYRSLLDTARKKTWLRDTCGSVGVDYVDNWESFRERPSLYRRDGLHPSRLGSAVLSRNIEDVLRRA encoded by the exons ATGGCTACCGCGGAGGAACGGGCTCTCGTCAAGCTCGGCTCGGAGCTGGAGAAGTTGGGTCGACAGATCGAACGTCTTCTGGAGAAGCAAGCGGAGCtcacccaggagaagaccaggctcgaggccgcccgcgacgctgcctactcggccgtctccactccctcgtcACGGCGGCTCAGCGCGACCGCCATCTTGACCCGTGCTCCAGGCTGGGAGCGCCAGCGAGGACGCGGAAGGCAGCCGGCGTCGTCACCCCTACCTCAGCCGGACTTCTCCTCTGCGAACCCGTTCGAGGTGCTCAGCTCCGGGTCCTCCACCTCgccctcaccagcgccggcacCAAAGAAGAATAAAGGCGGTATCCTCGTTATCGGCGACTCGATTACACGACACTTGAAGGTCGATCTGCCAGGGTCAAAGAGAAACCCCACTGTGTCCTGTTTTCCAGGCGCTCGTGTCCTGGACGTGGCCAGGCGGCTTCCCTCGGCGCTGAAGCAGCGAGATGACTTCGGCACCGTCGTCCTTCACGTGGGGGCTGTCGACACCTTCGCCCGGCGCAGCGAGATCCTGAAGGACCACTACCGCTCGCTTCTGGACACCGCACGGAAGAAGAC ctggctccgggacacctgtGGCAGCGTCGGCGTGGACTACgtcgacaactgggagagtttccgTGAGCGTCCGtcactctaccgccgagatggacttcaccccagtcgcctaggctcggcagtcctctcccggaacatcgaggacgtgctacgccgagcctga
- the LOC143487682 gene encoding uncharacterized protein LOC143487682 isoform X1, with protein MATAEERALVKLGSELEKLGRQIERLLEKQAELTQEKTRLEAARDAAYSAVSTPSSRRLSATAILTRAPGWERQRGRGRQPASSPLPQPDFSSANPFEVLSSGSSTSPSPAPAPKKNKGGILVIGDSITRHLKVDLPGSKRNPTVSCFPGARVLDVARRLPSALKQRDDFGTVVLHVGAVDTFARRSEILKDHYRSLLDTARKKTSARLVVSGPLPTFRRGCELFSRLFCLHSWLRDTCGSVGVDYVDNWESFRERPSLYRRDGLHPSRLGSAVLSRNIEDVLRRA; from the coding sequence ATGGCTACCGCGGAGGAACGGGCTCTCGTCAAGCTCGGCTCGGAGCTGGAGAAGTTGGGTCGACAGATCGAACGTCTTCTGGAGAAGCAAGCGGAGCtcacccaggagaagaccaggctcgaggccgcccgcgacgctgcctactcggccgtctccactccctcgtcACGGCGGCTCAGCGCGACCGCCATCTTGACCCGTGCTCCAGGCTGGGAGCGCCAGCGAGGACGCGGAAGGCAGCCGGCGTCGTCACCCCTACCTCAGCCGGACTTCTCCTCTGCGAACCCGTTCGAGGTGCTCAGCTCCGGGTCCTCCACCTCgccctcaccagcgccggcacCAAAGAAGAATAAAGGCGGTATCCTCGTTATCGGCGACTCGATTACACGACACTTGAAGGTCGATCTGCCAGGGTCAAAGAGAAACCCCACTGTGTCCTGTTTTCCAGGCGCTCGTGTCCTGGACGTGGCCAGGCGGCTTCCCTCGGCGCTGAAGCAGCGAGATGACTTCGGCACCGTCGTCCTTCACGTGGGGGCTGTCGACACCTTCGCCCGGCGCAGCGAGATCCTGAAGGACCACTACCGCTCGCTTCTGGACACCGCACGGAAGAAGACGTCGGCCAGGCTTGTTGTCTCCGGTCCGCTTCCAACATTCCGGCGAGGGTGCGAGTTGTTTAGccgtcttttctgtctccacagctggctccgggacacctgtGGCAGCGTCGGCGTGGACTACgtcgacaactgggagagtttccgTGAGCGTCCGtcactctaccgccgagatggacttcaccccagtcgcctaggctcggcagtcctctcccggaacatcgaggacgtgctacgccgagcctga